A window of Esox lucius isolate fEsoLuc1 chromosome 18, fEsoLuc1.pri, whole genome shotgun sequence contains these coding sequences:
- the LOC105017637 gene encoding serine protease 23, which produces MGFIPLCLLLCALCIPVHSRHSDRDDGKAYGWSVQRVPLILERQTVHLLTPAFGGKDEGAGGNEEGLCGIDCRKTSPPPDQAALENILGYETLYENGTRTSTNIALQDLNETVSHTPSHTRRKRQVYGVDGRFVISDSHFTTRYPFSAAVRLNTGCSGVLVSERHILTAAHCVHDGKDYLEGLRRLKVGFLQMKSKRGRGGGRGRGGRRGGKGGRRAGRRRGDGDNIVEGAGEEEVGGQEEWGNGLDGDPRPEQGQRAEGRRGERGKGEIQNGIDEETGAEGVEGENTEKARRGGRRRQRKRGSLSRKPRSTEAKKQPSFRWTGVKQTHIPKGWIFTGDRAVAPDYDYALLELKRPIKQKHMELGVAPTAKPLALGLIHFSGFDNEPVGGQAEGEGDKVVYRFCSVAEESSDLLYQHCDAQQGASGAGVYIRLRQEGEGPNKGKWQRKVIAVFSGHRWVERKEGEQGDYNVAVRITPPKYAQICHWIHGDPSKCREA; this is translated from the coding sequence ATGGGCTTCATTCCCCTGTGTCTGCTCCTCTGTGCCCTGTGCATTCCTGTCCACAGTAGGCACAGTGACCGAGATGATGGTAAAGCCTATGGCTGGTCGGTGCAGAGGGTCCCACTGATTCTGGAAAGGCAAACCGTGCACCTGCTGACCCCTGCGTTTGGGGGGAAGGATGAGGGAGCAGGCGGGAACGAGGAAGGCTTGTGTGGGATAGATTGTCGGAAGACCTCCCCGCCTCCCGACCAGGCCGCCCTGGAAAACATTCTGGGCTACGAGACACTGTACGAAAACGGGACACGCACGAGCACCAACATCGCCCTGCAAGACCTGAATGAGACAGTCTCACACACGCCCTCGCACACACGCAGAAAACGGCAGGTGTACGGCGTGGATGGCCGCTTCGTCATCTCTGACAGCCACTTCACCACGCGCTACCCGTTCTCCGCGGCGGTCCGGCTGAACACGGGCTGCTCCGGGGTGCTAGTGTCTGAAAGGCACATCCTGACGGCGGCCCACTGTGTCCACGACGGGAAAGACTACCTGGAGGGGCTCCGTAGGCTCAAAGTGGGGTTCCTCCAGATGAAATCCAAACGAGGTAGGGGGGGTGGCAGGGGCAgggggggaaggagaggaggaaaaggggggaggagagcagggaggagaagaggagatggGGATAATATTGTAGAGGGggcaggagaggaagaggtcGGAGGACAAGAGGAGTGGGGGAATGGTCTGGATGGAGATCCAAGACCGGAGCAGGGACAGAGAGCGGAGGGGCGGAGAGGGGAGCGGGGAAAGGGGGAGATCCAGAATGGGATTGACGAGGAAACTGGGGCAGAAGGAGTTGAAGGAGAAAACACGGAGAAAgcgaggagaggagggagacgtaggcagagaaagagaggcagttTAAGCCGCAAACCACGGAGCACTGAAGCCAAAAAACAGCCATCCTTCCGCTGGACGGgggtcaaacaaacacacatccccaAGGGCTGGATATTCACAGGAGACAGGGCTGTAGCCCCTGACTACGACTACGCCCTCCTGGAGCTCAAACGACCAATCAAACAGAAGCACATGGAGCTCGGGGTGGCGCCCACTGCAAAGCCCCTTGCCTTGGGTCTCATCCACTTCTCAGGGTTCGACAATGAGCCGGTGggagggcaggcggagggggagggagacaagGTGGTCTATCGCTTCTGTTCGGTGGCCGAGGAGTCCAGCGACCTGCTGTATCAACACTGCGACGCCCAGCAGGGGGCGTCTGGCGCCGGTGTGTACATTCGCCTCagacaggaaggggaggggccCAACAAGGGGAAGTGGCAGCGGAAGGTAATCGCCGTGTTTTCAGGACACCGCTGGGTGGAGAGGAAAGAAGGTGAACAAGGGGACTATAATGTGGCAGTGAGGATCACTCCACCTAAGTACGCTCAGATCTGCCACTGGATCCATGGGGATCCCAGCAAGTGTAGGGAGGCCTGA